From one Desulfurobacterium thermolithotrophum DSM 11699 genomic stretch:
- a CDS encoding PSP1 domain-containing protein, with the protein MLVVKFEYPDTGKSGLAKTSQLEDLKYGDRVIVKTDRSEELVKVLNIYSVDETFLQKLGVDKESIFEVLRKPTEEDLNKFIENQLFVVEALKICKEKVKKHELPMKLVKAYTTLNRERIVFYFTAESRVDFRQLVRDLAAHFKTRIELRQIGVRDEVKMIGAVGMCGRVCCCKDFLECFDSVSLTLARLQGLPPNPAKLSGTCGRLMCCLKFEEGNYYIKKFLPDVGETIETPEGKGTVIDISVPLEIMTVELETGGRKKFSIRHFVTEEQWNEYLERLKEKYDDRFKCFLKSGVTNDDEDSERTAESFE; encoded by the coding sequence ATGTTGGTAGTTAAGTTTGAGTATCCAGATACAGGAAAAAGTGGACTAGCAAAAACTAGTCAGTTAGAAGATCTAAAGTATGGAGATAGAGTGATTGTAAAAACAGATAGAAGTGAAGAGTTAGTGAAGGTTTTAAATATTTATTCTGTAGATGAAACCTTTTTGCAAAAACTTGGAGTTGATAAAGAGAGTATCTTTGAAGTTTTAAGAAAACCTACCGAGGAAGATCTTAATAAATTCATTGAAAACCAATTGTTTGTAGTTGAAGCATTAAAGATATGCAAAGAAAAGGTAAAAAAGCACGAGCTTCCGATGAAACTTGTAAAAGCATACACTACTTTAAATAGGGAAAGAATAGTTTTTTACTTTACAGCTGAATCAAGAGTCGATTTTAGACAATTAGTTAGAGATCTTGCAGCCCATTTTAAAACAAGAATCGAACTAAGGCAGATTGGAGTTAGAGATGAAGTCAAAATGATAGGTGCTGTTGGAATGTGTGGAAGAGTTTGCTGTTGTAAAGATTTCCTTGAATGTTTTGATTCTGTTTCCCTTACTCTTGCAAGACTCCAAGGACTCCCACCAAATCCTGCAAAACTTTCTGGTACCTGTGGAAGACTCATGTGTTGTCTTAAATTTGAAGAGGGAAATTACTACATAAAGAAGTTTTTACCTGATGTCGGAGAAACTATTGAAACTCCTGAAGGAAAAGGAACTGTCATTGACATAAGCGTTCCATTAGAGATAATGACTGTTGAATTAGAAACAGGAGGAAGGAAAAAGTTTTCAATAAGACACTTTGTGACAGAAGAACAGTGGAATGAATATCTTGAAAGATTAAAAGAAAAGTATGATGATAGGTTTAAGTGCTTTTTAAAATCAGGAGTTACAAATGACGATGAAGATAGTGAAAGAACTGCAGAGTCCTTTGAATAA
- a CDS encoding radical SAM protein — protein MTMKIVKELQSPLNKLFVYETDDGYKVESVFYKGERLCISTQVGCPIGCIFCASGSKGFFRNLTFAEIVTQYELLRDILPIKGIAIAGIGEPALNISNVEKAVNYFRNEGLKVTISTAGYPLENFKKLIRLNHNGLTLSVHGILNKTREKIFKKKENLEELLNAVDEHLSESSSSRRKKFQLGYLLIKDLNDDLENLRLLGELAKKYRFTVMLMMYNKVDGFDLEPVTKDEYEKAFLFLREMGVRVTLSNRFRIDKLGGCGTLTVGRRIECS, from the coding sequence ATGACGATGAAGATAGTGAAAGAACTGCAGAGTCCTTTGAATAAGCTTTTTGTATACGAAACAGACGATGGCTATAAGGTAGAATCTGTTTTTTATAAAGGGGAAAGACTTTGCATTTCTACTCAAGTTGGTTGTCCTATAGGGTGTATCTTCTGTGCTTCTGGAAGTAAAGGTTTTTTTAGAAATCTTACTTTTGCTGAAATAGTAACTCAATATGAGCTTTTGAGAGATATTTTGCCAATAAAAGGTATAGCTATTGCAGGAATTGGAGAACCTGCACTTAACATTTCTAATGTAGAGAAGGCAGTTAACTATTTTAGAAACGAAGGATTGAAAGTAACGATAAGTACAGCTGGTTATCCTCTTGAAAACTTTAAAAAACTTATAAGACTTAACCACAACGGACTTACTCTTTCTGTGCATGGAATTCTTAATAAGACAAGAGAAAAAATATTTAAGAAAAAGGAAAATTTAGAAGAATTACTAAATGCAGTAGATGAACATCTTTCTGAATCTTCTTCTTCTCGTAGAAAGAAGTTTCAGCTCGGATATCTACTTATAAAGGATTTAAATGATGATCTTGAAAATCTAAGGCTTCTTGGAGAGCTTGCAAAAAAATATAGGTTTACTGTTATGCTCATGATGTACAACAAAGTCGATGGTTTTGATCTTGAACCTGTTACAAAGGATGAGTATGAAAAAGCATTCCTCTTTTTAAGAGAAATGGGAGTAAGGGTAACACTCAGCAACAGGTTCAGGATAGATAAATTAGGTGGTTGTGGAACTCTGACGGTCGGAAGGAGGATAGAATGTTCGTAA
- a CDS encoding cation:proton antiporter regulatory subunit — MFVREGELPGIGKKYSMRTANGDNIVVVIHHTGKREIYYFEDENEEPTAVIELSDEEARTLGTILVGALFQPTSDEEKIGFLMKHLAFEWIKIPKASFLVGKSIKELEIRKKFGVIVVAIIRDENVIVSPSPLFQFQPGDTIVVVGTLDNVKKFVKLIEDKEE, encoded by the coding sequence ATGTTCGTAAGAGAGGGAGAGCTCCCAGGAATTGGTAAAAAATATTCTATGAGAACCGCTAATGGAGATAACATTGTTGTAGTGATTCACCATACCGGAAAAAGGGAAATTTACTATTTTGAAGATGAAAATGAAGAACCAACAGCGGTTATTGAACTCTCAGATGAAGAAGCAAGAACTCTTGGCACAATTTTGGTAGGTGCTCTTTTTCAGCCGACTTCTGATGAAGAGAAGATTGGCTTCCTAATGAAACACCTTGCTTTTGAATGGATAAAGATACCAAAAGCTTCTTTTCTTGTAGGAAAGAGTATTAAAGAACTGGAAATTCGTAAAAAGTTTGGAGTAATAGTTGTTGCAATTATCAGAGATGAAAATGTAATTGTTTCACCATCCCCTCTTTTCCAGTTTCAACCTGGAGATACAATTGTTGTTGTTGGAACTCTTGATAATGTCAAAAAGTTTGTTAAACTAATAGAAGATAAGGAAGAGTAG
- a CDS encoding cation:proton antiporter, translating to MEHFTFLFAVFVSILTLSYVISVKFKFPVIPVYIVAGILVSLLFHIHDIHIFKTLGVILLLFYIGLEFSIAELQRNFKSIISVGLVDLTFNLIPVFFIARLLGFDPFTAFVLAVILYPSSSAIVSKLLIDLRKLANPEVDTVLAILVFEDIAAAALLAFLVNFSNGAATTTETLGILAKIVLFLLVAVVFVMNAGKLVDFTFQKIGTSTEFVVLFVATLLFLIVEATIGFGLSESIGAFIAGMLFAESNYKEKIESVVIPYRDLFGALFFLTFGLSINLEKFSFSIILPLFVLLSVSFFTKILTGLVSVKFYGLGKRRGLSAGLMLLPRGEFSILVAATTPKLIPFTAIYVLISSILGSIVLKESPKILDFFFKKKVKKKSKLTRSQLLED from the coding sequence ATGGAACATTTCACATTTCTTTTTGCCGTATTTGTTTCAATTCTTACGCTTTCTTATGTTATTTCGGTTAAATTTAAATTTCCTGTAATTCCTGTATATATTGTTGCAGGAATTTTAGTTTCACTTCTTTTTCACATTCATGATATTCATATATTTAAAACACTTGGTGTTATTTTACTTTTATTTTATATAGGACTAGAATTTTCTATTGCAGAACTCCAGAGAAACTTTAAGTCAATTATTTCAGTTGGTCTTGTTGATCTAACCTTTAACCTTATTCCTGTCTTTTTTATAGCAAGACTTTTAGGTTTTGATCCTTTTACAGCTTTTGTTTTAGCTGTTATTCTTTATCCTAGTAGTTCAGCCATAGTCTCAAAACTCCTTATTGATTTAAGGAAGCTTGCAAATCCCGAAGTTGACACGGTTCTTGCTATTTTAGTCTTTGAGGATATTGCAGCAGCTGCGCTACTTGCTTTTTTAGTAAACTTTTCCAATGGTGCAGCTACAACCACTGAAACCTTAGGAATTCTTGCAAAGATTGTTCTTTTCCTCTTAGTAGCAGTTGTGTTTGTTATGAATGCAGGAAAATTAGTTGACTTCACTTTTCAAAAGATTGGTACCTCAACTGAGTTTGTAGTTCTTTTTGTTGCAACACTTTTATTCTTAATAGTTGAGGCAACTATTGGTTTTGGCCTTTCAGAATCTATAGGTGCATTTATCGCTGGAATGCTATTTGCGGAAAGCAACTATAAAGAGAAAATAGAATCTGTTGTCATACCTTATAGAGATCTCTTTGGAGCTCTCTTTTTCCTAACATTTGGTCTCTCAATAAATCTTGAAAAATTTTCATTTTCTATCATACTTCCTCTTTTTGTGCTGCTAAGCGTGTCTTTCTTTACAAAAATTTTAACAGGTCTTGTTTCCGTAAAATTTTATGGTCTTGGAAAGAGAAGAGGACTTTCTGCTGGCCTTATGTTACTACCAAGAGGCGAATTTTCAATATTAGTGGCTGCAACAACTCCCAAACTAATTCCCTTTACAGCTATTTATGTTCTCATATCATCTATTTTGGGTTCAATAGTACTTAAAGAATCGCCAAAAATTCTTGACTTTTTCTTTAAGAAAAAAGTTAAAAAGAAGAGTAAGCTTACAAGGTCTCAGCTTTTGGAGGATTAG
- the tmk gene encoding dTMP kinase, with amino-acid sequence MFITFEGIEGCGKSTQAKLLYDWFLKKGKEAILTREPGGTPAAEEIRNFILRPRKETFPAFAELCLYMAARGFHVENLIKPALKKGIWVVCDRFVDSTVAYQGYGRGINVELIEKLNEEATGNLKPDLTFLIDVPVEIGFSRIKRRDLDRMEQEEMDFHERVRQGFLRIAEKNSERVIVIDGTKKVDEIFDEILNTLKKRGNINAL; translated from the coding sequence ATGTTTATAACTTTTGAAGGAATTGAAGGATGTGGAAAAAGCACACAGGCAAAACTTCTTTATGACTGGTTTTTAAAAAAGGGAAAAGAAGCTATCTTAACCAGAGAACCAGGAGGAACTCCTGCAGCCGAAGAAATAAGGAACTTCATTCTAAGGCCAAGAAAAGAAACTTTTCCAGCTTTTGCTGAGCTCTGCCTATATATGGCTGCGAGAGGATTTCACGTTGAAAATTTGATAAAACCTGCTTTAAAAAAAGGAATATGGGTTGTATGTGATAGATTTGTAGATTCAACAGTTGCATACCAAGGATACGGAAGAGGAATTAACGTAGAGCTTATAGAAAAACTCAATGAAGAAGCAACAGGAAACCTTAAACCTGATTTAACCTTTTTGATTGATGTTCCAGTGGAAATAGGTTTTTCTAGAATCAAAAGAAGAGATCTTGATAGAATGGAACAGGAAGAAATGGACTTTCATGAAAGAGTTAGGCAAGGTTTTCTTAGAATAGCTGAAAAAAATTCTGAAAGAGTTATAGTAATAGATGGAACAAAAAAGGTAGATGAAATTTTTGATGAAATTCTAAACACTTTAAAGAAGAGGGGAAACATAAATGCCCTTTAG
- a CDS encoding ATP-binding protein: protein MPFSNIVGHSKQISILKSLIAAERFPQSSLFVGSEGIGKKLIAIEVLKLLTESPLNVRILGEEKAATIEEIREVSEWLFKKPSSGKGKGLVIDNAEEMRSEAANALLKTLEEPPNYGFIILITKNEEAILPTLRSRCKVFRFGKLSDSNIEYILEKLGLKVDKRVIKLSNGSVGMAVKLSETPIPDLIKEFINLMKSKDKLKGILLFSSKFSKLSREETLLFLNALENLLSQKDTILKWFEAIQKGREFLKFYGKPQSVIEWILLEVLLKTGRESF, encoded by the coding sequence ATGCCCTTTAGTAATATTGTTGGACATTCTAAGCAAATATCAATTTTAAAATCCTTGATTGCGGCAGAAAGATTTCCACAAAGTTCTTTATTTGTTGGTTCTGAAGGTATTGGAAAAAAGTTAATAGCTATAGAAGTTCTTAAACTCCTCACAGAAAGTCCGTTAAATGTAAGAATATTAGGAGAAGAAAAAGCTGCAACTATCGAAGAGATAAGAGAAGTTTCAGAGTGGCTATTCAAAAAGCCTTCATCGGGAAAGGGAAAAGGATTAGTGATAGATAACGCCGAAGAAATGAGAAGTGAAGCAGCAAATGCTCTTCTTAAAACTCTTGAAGAGCCTCCAAACTACGGTTTTATAATTTTAATAACAAAGAATGAAGAAGCTATTCTGCCAACTCTTAGATCAAGATGCAAAGTATTTAGATTTGGAAAACTTAGCGATTCTAATATTGAGTATATCCTTGAAAAACTTGGATTGAAAGTAGACAAAAGAGTAATAAAACTTTCAAATGGAAGTGTTGGAATGGCTGTAAAGCTATCAGAGACTCCGATTCCGGACCTTATAAAAGAGTTTATAAATCTAATGAAATCAAAAGATAAACTAAAAGGTATTCTTTTGTTTTCTTCAAAGTTTTCAAAATTATCTCGAGAAGAAACTCTTTTGTTTTTAAATGCTCTTGAAAATCTTCTTTCTCAGAAAGATACTATCCTTAAATGGTTTGAGGCTATTCAAAAAGGAAGAGAATTCTTGAAATTTTATGGAAAACCACAATCTGTTATTGAGTGGATTCTCTTAGAAGTTCTTCTTAAAACTGGACGTGAATCCTTTTAA